The following coding sequences lie in one Mus musculus strain C57BL/6J chromosome 11, GRCm38.p6 C57BL/6J genomic window:
- the Cdk5r1 gene encoding cyclin-dependent kinase 5 activator 1, with product MGTVLSLSPSYRKATLFEDGAATVGHYTAVQNSKNAKDKNLKRHSIISVLPWKRIVAVSAKKKNSKKAQPNSSYQSNIAHLNNENLKKSLSCANLSTFAQPPPAQPPAPPASQLSGSQTGVSSSVKKAPHPAITSAGTPKRVIVQASTSELLRCLGEFLCRRCYRLKHLSPTDPVLWLRSVDRSLLLQGWQDQGFITPANVVFLYMLCRDVISSEVGSDHELQAVLLTCLYLSYSYMGNEISYPLKPFLVESCKEAFWDRCLSVINLMSSKMLQINADPHYFTQVFSDLKNESGQEDKKRLLLGLDR from the coding sequence ATGGGCACGGTGCTGTCCCTATCCCCCAGCTATCGGAAGGCCACACTGTTTGAGGATGGCGCGGCCACCGTGGGCCACTACACGGCCGTGCAGAACAGCAAGAACGCCAAGGACAAGAACCTGAAGCGGCACTCCATCATCTCGGTGCTGCCTTGGAAGAGGATCGTGGCGGTGTCAGCGAAGAAGAAGAACTCCAAGAAGGCGCAGCCCAACAGCAGCTACCAGAGCAACATCGCGCATCTCAACAATGAGAACCTGAAGAAGTCGCTGTCCTGTGCCAACCTGTCCACATTCGCCCAGCCCCCGCCGGCTCAGCCGCCCGCACCCCCAGCCAGCCAGCTTTCTGGCTCCCAGACTGGGGTCTCCTCTTCTGTCAAGAAGGCCCCGCACCCTGCCATCACCTCTGCAGGGACACCCAAACGGGTCATCGTCCAGGCGTCCACTAGTGAGCTGCTGCGCTGCCTGGGTGAGTTTCTCTGCCGCCGGTGCTACCGCCTGAAGCACTTGTCCCCAACGGACCCCGTGCTCTGGCTGCGCAGCGTGGACCGCTCCCTGCTTCTGCAGGGCTGGCAGGACCAGGGTTTCATCACACCGGCCAATGTGGTCTTCCTCTACATGCTCTGCAGGGATGTCATCTCCTCTGAGGTGGGCTCCGACCATGAGCTCCAGGCTGTCCTGCTGACCTGTCTGTACCTCTCCTATTCCTACATGGGCAATGAGATCTCCTACCCGCTCAAGCCCTTCCTGGTAGAGAGCTGTAAGGAAGCCTTTTGGGACCGTTGCCTCTCAGTTATCAACCTCATGAGCTCCAAGATGCTGCAGATCAATGCCGACCCACACTATTTCACACAAGTGTTCTCTGACTTGAAGAATGAGAGCGGTCAGGAGGACAAGAAGCGACTCCTCCTGGGGCTGGATCGGTGA